In Phlebotomus papatasi isolate M1 chromosome 1, Ppap_2.1, whole genome shotgun sequence, the following proteins share a genomic window:
- the LOC129802730 gene encoding m7GpppN-mRNA hydrolase — MSAAKSALQIDEEFLDDLASRFIINVPVEERANLIRICFQVELAHWFYLDFYCGGEDDRGVSCTLKQFATQIFQHVPFLRPRLPHMDEILDNWKKYKLSVPTYGAILISDDLNHVLLVQSYWAKSSWGFPKGKVNETEDPVHCAIREVFEETGFNISHLIQPGDFFESTFNDQFTRLYVVSNVPKDTIFAPRTRNEIKCCEWFPIDLLPSNKTETDTKSTVGFNANSFFMIMPFMKRLKKWVHTRRENGKPSTGKTDSKKRQRHKSMGELESIWTTSEGTIVVQNSELKRRDKASKANPKRQLFGSDAFATSTPDASPGIMTKNTPTQQKSTPITPKAKAKGSESGPKKPPPRPQFVLTPCWEWDNFRFDIDRICDLQQQTVRL, encoded by the exons ATGAGTGCAGCAAAATCTGCCCTGCAGATTGACGAAGAGTTTCTCGATGATCTGGCCAGTCGATTTATCATAAATGTACCAGTGGAAGAG AGAGCAAATCTCATCCGGATTTGCTTCCAAGTCGAGCTGGCTCACTGGTTCTACTTGGATTTCTACTGTGGAGGTGAAGATGATCGTGGAGTATCGTGTACCTTGAAACAATTTGCCACTCAAATCTTCCAACACGTGCCCTTCCTGCGTCCGCGTCTGCCGCACATGGATGAGATCCTGGACAACTGGAAGAAGTACAAGTTGTCTGTGCCAACGTATGGAGCCATTCTCATATCCGATGACCTAAACCACGTTCTTCTAGTGCAGTCGTACTGGGCAAAGAGCTCTTGGGGCTTTCCCAAAGGAAAAGTTAATGAGACTGAGGATCCTGTGCATTGTGCTATTCGAGAAGTTTTTGAAGAGACGGGTTTTAATATTTCTCACCTCATCCAACCTGGAGATTTCTTCGAAAGTACATTCAATGACCAATTTACGCGACTCTATGTGGTCAGCAATGTTCCCAAGGACACCATATTTGCTCCCCGGACTCGCAATGAGATCAAATGCTGCGAGTGGTTTCCCATTGATCTTCTACCTAGCAATAAAACTGAAACAGATACAAAATCCACAGTTGGCTTCAATGCTAATTCCTTTTTCATGATTATGCCCTTTATGAAGCGTCTCAAGAAGTGGGTACATACACGTCGGGAAAATGGAAAGCCATCCACAGGAAAAACTGATAGCAAGAAACGTCAGCGGCATAAGTCAATGGGAGAACTTGAGAGTATCTGGACCACAAGCGAGGGTACCATTGTGGTGCAAAACAGTGAACTTAAGAGGCGCGACAAGGCGTCAAAGGCCAATCCGAAGCGTCAGTTGTTCGGATCTGATGCCTTTGCCACCTCCACTCCTGATGCCAGTCCCGGAATCATGACCAAGAATACTCCAACACAGCAGAAATCAACCCCAATAACCCCCAAAGCCAAAGCCAAGGGCTCCGAGAGTGGCCCCAAGAAGCCCCCTCCTCGACCCCAGTTTGTGTTGACACCGTGCTGGGAATGGGACAACTTCAGATTCGATATTGACCGAATCTGTGATTTACAACAACAAACTGTCAGATTGTAA
- the LOC129802738 gene encoding 40S ribosomal protein S8, translated as MGISRDSYHKRRSTGGKRKPIRKKRKYELGRPAANTKLAASRIHVVRTRGGNKKFRALRLDTGNFSWASEGTARKTRIIDVVYNASNNELVRTKTLVKNAIVVIDGTPFRQWYESHYILPLGRKKDTKGQDDNDVLTKKRSARVMKKYLARQKFAKVEPALEEQFTSGRLLAAIASRPGQHGRADGYILEGKELEFYLKKIKSKKSK; from the exons ATGG GTATCAGCAGGGATTCGTACCATAAGAGGCGCTCCACTGGAGGCAAGAGGAAGCCAATTCGCAAGAAGCGAAAGTATGAATTGGGACGTCCAGCAGCCAACACAAAG CTGGCAGCTTCTCGTATCCATGTCGTGAGGACACGTGGTGGTAATAAGAAGTTCAGGGCTCTACGTTTGGACACGGGCAATTTCTCATGGGCATCAGAGGGCACAGCCCGCAAGACTCGTATCATCGATGTCGTGTACAATGCGTCAAACAATGAATTGGTGCGCACGAAGACACTCGTGAAGAATGCCATTGTGGTGATTGATGGCACTCCATTCCGGCAGTGGTACGAGAGCCACTACATCCTGCCACTGGGACGCAAGAAGGACACCAAGGGTCAGGATGACAATGATGTACTAACAAAGAAACGCAGTGCACGTGTCATGAAGAAGTACTTGGCAAGGCAGAAATTTGCCAAAGTTGAACCCGCCCTCGAGGAGCAGTTTACTTCCGGAAGATTGCTTG CTGCTATTGCTTCCCGACCCGGACAACATGGCAGGGCCGACGGGTACATCCTGGAGGGGAAGGAATTGGAGTTCTACTTGAAGAAAATCAAGTCCAAGAAGTCAAAGTAA